One window of the Lactococcus lactis genome contains the following:
- a CDS encoding YfhO family protein, protein MKFIKKNKWALLASFFIPLLLMVIVLAMTGIYWGSSRSILAGDAYHQYVAIHSLYRNILHSGGSSGFLYTFTSGLGLNLYAFSAYYMGSFLMPLTFFFDVKSMPDALYLLTILKFGLIGLSAFVSFKNLYQKLSKLIVLSISTAFALMSFLTSQLEITMWLDVFILLPLIIWGLHRLMNERKRWLYFVSLLILFIQNYYFGFMVAIFLVLYFLARMTYEKWSWTKVLDFVVSSALAGLSSLIMLLPMYLDLKYNNSDALSTLSGVFTENSHLFDLFAKNFVGTYDTTQFNAIPMIYVGMMPLALAILFFFTKSIRLRSKFAFLGIIAFFVASFYLQALDLLWQGMHSPNMFLHRYAFLFSLLLVLMALETLSRWEEIKTWHILTISLFLITGFLATLIFGHYKYIMTSQVMLTFLFGLAYLILSINSVRKWISAHLFVIILFVFMTVEAGVNALYQVQGIQKEWNFASRDYYNTQVNSIEPIANKVNELTGSGFARMDNTVPDTANDGMKYNFNALSQFSSVRNSNASSIMRQLGFHTDSTYLNLRYPGNTLLMDSIFGIKYNISQAQPPKFGFSPVSNALSNLSKNSNAMGLGVFVPNGFEDAKFTDKAQASSFINNQTALVNALTKSKTTFFTPFYTTSEETADKITGAGNSVTLTRPKTSTATDVSVTYGITVAANSQIYLSVPNITYLNSNAENTLITISDVSNPKMTRSLNSYYVGTNDTGSFLNLGSFSKETNLKVTLAFPENSQVTFDTTSFWRLDTEAYQKEMALLKSRSPKTEMIKNGVRMTYTEKEKGDIFLTIPYDKGWSAKVDGKKVAVSKAQSGFMKVSVPAGSHRLELKFFPNGLKEGIICFILGILLFIGYNYFTNKPKKSGGTKNES, encoded by the coding sequence ATGAAATTTATCAAGAAAAATAAATGGGCACTTCTTGCAAGTTTTTTTATTCCATTATTATTAATGGTTATCGTTCTTGCAATGACTGGGATTTATTGGGGGAGTTCACGGTCAATTTTGGCTGGGGATGCATATCATCAGTATGTCGCCATTCATTCTCTCTATCGTAATATTTTACATTCGGGCGGTTCTTCTGGTTTCTTATATACTTTTACCAGTGGTCTCGGCCTCAATCTTTATGCTTTTTCAGCTTACTACATGGGAAGTTTTCTCATGCCACTTACATTTTTCTTTGATGTAAAATCAATGCCTGATGCTTTATATTTACTGACCATACTAAAATTTGGCTTGATTGGTCTATCAGCATTTGTCAGTTTCAAAAACTTGTATCAAAAGCTTTCTAAATTGATTGTTTTGTCAATAAGTACAGCTTTCGCACTGATGAGTTTTTTAACCTCACAGCTTGAAATTACGATGTGGTTAGATGTTTTCATTCTCTTGCCTCTAATTATTTGGGGACTTCATCGCTTAATGAATGAACGAAAACGCTGGCTTTATTTCGTTAGTTTATTGATTCTATTTATCCAAAATTATTATTTTGGCTTTATGGTGGCTATTTTCTTAGTGCTCTATTTCTTGGCACGGATGACTTACGAAAAATGGTCTTGGACAAAAGTGCTTGATTTTGTGGTTTCTTCTGCTTTAGCTGGTCTGTCCAGCCTAATCATGCTCTTACCCATGTATCTTGATTTGAAGTATAATAATTCCGATGCTCTTTCAACTTTGTCAGGTGTCTTTACAGAAAATTCTCATCTTTTTGACCTTTTCGCTAAGAATTTTGTTGGCACTTATGATACTACTCAATTCAATGCCATTCCAATGATTTATGTTGGAATGATGCCTTTAGCTTTGGCTATTCTCTTCTTTTTCACTAAAAGTATTCGTCTCAGAAGTAAATTTGCCTTTCTAGGAATCATTGCTTTCTTTGTTGCTTCATTTTATCTTCAAGCTTTAGATTTACTATGGCAAGGGATGCATTCACCAAATATGTTCTTGCACCGCTATGCTTTCTTATTTAGTTTGCTTCTTGTTTTAATGGCTTTGGAAACTCTATCTCGCTGGGAGGAAATAAAGACTTGGCATATTTTGACTATTAGTCTTTTTCTAATTACAGGTTTTCTTGCTACTTTAATTTTTGGACACTATAAATATATAATGACTTCTCAAGTTATGTTGACTTTCTTGTTTGGTCTTGCTTATTTAATCTTGTCTATTAATTCTGTTAGGAAATGGATTTCAGCTCACCTATTTGTCATTATTCTCTTTGTTTTCATGACTGTTGAAGCTGGTGTTAATGCCCTTTATCAGGTTCAAGGAATACAAAAAGAGTGGAATTTTGCTAGTCGTGATTACTATAATACCCAAGTGAATTCTATAGAACCGATTGCCAATAAGGTGAATGAGCTTACTGGTTCTGGTTTTGCCAGAATGGATAACACTGTTCCTGATACAGCAAATGATGGCATGAAGTACAATTTTAATGCACTTTCCCAATTTTCATCTGTTCGTAACAGCAACGCCAGTTCAATCATGCGTCAATTAGGTTTTCACACTGACAGTACTTATTTGAATTTACGTTATCCTGGGAATACATTACTGATGGATTCGATTTTTGGAATTAAATATAATATAAGCCAAGCTCAACCTCCAAAATTTGGATTTTCACCAGTTTCCAATGCTCTCAGTAATTTGAGCAAAAACTCAAATGCGATGGGTCTTGGTGTCTTCGTTCCCAATGGATTTGAAGATGCTAAATTCACTGATAAAGCTCAAGCTAGCAGCTTTATTAATAATCAAACAGCTTTAGTTAACGCTTTGACAAAATCGAAAACTACATTCTTTACTCCATTTTACACGACCAGTGAAGAAACTGCTGATAAAATCACGGGTGCTGGCAATTCTGTTACTCTGACTCGGCCAAAAACTTCTACAGCTACTGATGTTTCAGTCACCTACGGAATTACCGTGGCGGCAAATAGTCAAATTTATTTATCTGTTCCCAATATTACTTATCTAAATAGTAATGCTGAGAATACATTGATTACTATTTCTGATGTTTCCAATCCAAAAATGACACGCTCTCTCAATAGTTATTACGTTGGTACAAATGATACTGGCTCCTTCTTGAATTTAGGAAGTTTCAGTAAGGAAACTAATCTAAAAGTGACCTTAGCATTTCCGGAAAATTCACAAGTTACTTTTGATACCACTTCATTCTGGCGTCTGGACACTGAAGCTTATCAAAAAGAAATGGCACTTCTAAAATCTCGTAGTCCTAAAACAGAAATGATTAAAAACGGGGTTCGCATGACTTATACGGAAAAAGAAAAGGGCGATATTTTCTTGACAATTCCTTATGATAAAGGCTGGTCAGCAAAAGTTGATGGAAAAAAAGTGGCTGTCAGTAAAGCTCAATCTGGTTTTATGAAAGTTAGCGTTCCTGCTGGCAGTCATCGTCTTGAACTAAAATTCTTCCCTAATGGACTAAAAGAAGGAATCATTTGCTTTATTTTAGGAATTCTGTTATTTATTGGTTACAACTATTTTACTAATAAACCTAAAAAATCTGGAGGAACAAAAAATGAAAGCTAA